The Pseudomonadota bacterium region CGATCGCCGCCGTGAAGTCGTCGGCCGGCAGGGGGCGCCACAGCCGGAACCGCACGATCCCGACCTTCTCGCCCTTCGCGCGCTTCTGGTCGACCCACGTCATGGCGGTCTCGGTGATGCCGCCCATCATGACGTAGATGATCTCCGCGTCCTCGTTGCAATACCCCTCGACCGGGCGGTACCGCCTGCCGAACCTATCGCCGAACGCCCCGAGGATCTCGACGATCGGACCGTAGGCGTCGCGCAGCGCGCCCTCGGCCGCCATCTTCGCCTCGGTGTACACACCGGGCATCCCGACCGCGCCCATGGAGACCGGCTTGTCGACGTCGAGCCGCTGCACGGGCTCGAACACCGGGAGGAACTTCCTCACCTCGTCGTGCGTCGGCATCACGATGGGCTCGATGACGTGGCTCACGGTGAACCCGTCGAAGTGGACCATCATCGGCAGCACGACGCGCTTGTCCTCGGCGATGCGGTGCGCCATGACGACGAGATCGACGGCCTCCTGGCCGTTCTCGGCGAAGATCTGGACCCATCCCACGTCGCGCTCCGTCATCACGTCCGAGTGATCGTTCCAGATGTTGATAGGCCCCGAGAGGGCGCGGTTCGCGACGACCATCACCACCGGCAGCCTCAGGTTGGCCGTGATGAAGAGGATCTCGTGCATGAGCGCGAGCCCCTGGCTCGAGGTGGCGGTGAAGGTGCGCGCGCCGGCCGCGACGCACCCGCAGCAA contains the following coding sequences:
- the porA gene encoding pyruvate ferredoxin oxidoreductase; protein product: MADRKGMEVSIAMAEAAALCDVDCIAAYPITPQTHVVEHLAEIVAEGHLDAEFIPVESEHAALSCCCGCVAAGARTFTATSSQGLALMHEILFITANLRLPVVMVVANRALSGPINIWNDHSDVMTERDVGWVQIFAENGQEAVDLVVMAHRIAEDKRVVLPMMVHFDGFTVSHVIEPIVMPTHDEVRKFLPVFEPVQRLDVDKPVSMGAVGMPGVYTEAKMAAEGALRDAYGPIVEILGAFGDRFGRRYRPVEGYCNEDAEIIYVMMGGITETAMTWVDQKRAKGEKVGIVRFRLWRPLPADDFTAAI